CTGCCAGCGCCAAGCCTCGCAACGTCGGCGGCAGAATCGCCATAACGCGGGCCTTGCTCACCCCTGCCGCCTGGATGTCCGACACGGCCGAGTAGCGGATTGCTGGCCGGCGGCGGCGTGCCCGCACCCAGAACAGAACAGGAAGCGCCACCAGAAGGCCAAGTACGAGTGGGTCCTCGAATCGGAACATCAACTGGTGATCTCTGGCTCTGCTTCGGGCACAGCCTCGGGTTCGCCCACGGCCTCGGCCACTGGCTCAGCCACCCGATCCGCCACGGCAGCGAGATCTTCGGGAATCCATAAGACGGATGCCTCGACAAGCTCCCTCCCCCTAGTGACCACCTGCTCCGAAGCAGCGTCCGTGGGGCATACCTTTGCAAACTTCACGAGGTCGCACTGGTCCAAGAGTCGGCGCAGATCACCACAGAACTCAGCACCCACTCGGACTCCTCCAAGGCCGTCGATAATCTCCCACGTCGTCATCTCGAGAGCCATCACTTGATACCGAGCCTCGATGAATCGGCGCAGAATCATGGAGACCTCGATGTGGTATTCCTTGAACTGGCCATGAGCCAGCATCGGCGATGCTTCAAGATCGGCAAGAGCTTCAAGCGCGAGCTCATGGGCTGGGCGCGGCGGCGGCCCGGCGGCGGCTTCTTCCGTCGACCTCGATGCGCGCCACTTCCGGTAGCCCAGCGCCAGCGCCAGGACGAGCAGGATCAGCACAAGTAGCCCGAGCGCGATCGTGATGGCGCTCAGGGGAATCATGAACGGTCCCCGGATCTCCCGGATATCGCCCGACTCGTCCGCGCCGACGGATACGACCTCGACGCCGTATCGATCTGTCCCGAGGGTCTCACGGCCGCCGTCAGGCGAAAGTACATCCAGCGAGAACGAAGGCACTTCGACTTCACCGAGCTCGAAAATCGTGAGCACGAAGCTCGCCGCTGAGATCGAACGGTCCCCTGCCTGTTGCCTCGGGTGAGCTGTCGCTCCGATCACTTCGAACGGCGAAAGGTCGATCGAATCAGGCCACGACACGGTGGCATCGTTCACGTGCTCCACCGAGACCGTCAGGGTGAGGCGATCACCTACGGTCACCAGCGTCGTGTCCAACTGGGTGTTGATCCGAGACTGGCCGGTCAGGGGCCCTGCCAGCGCGGCCGTAGCGATCAGAACGAGGCCGACGCTCCGGCTTATCGAGAGAATGGTTCCGCGCATGGCTACTGACGCCTCGCCCGATCCTGAAAGAAGCGCATGAGCGGCTTCACGTAGGGCTCTCCCGTCTCGATGTCGATGACGTCCACCTTGCTCTTCCTCAGTGCCCGGTCGAGCCCCGCCGCCCTTTCAGTCACCTGTCGCTCAAAGTTGGACCGGAAGGTCTCGTCCGATGTGTTCACGACGACCCGGTCTCCGGTCTCCAGGTCCTCCAACTCGAGATAGCCAAGCGGAGGGAGGGTGCGCTCGCGGCGGTCACCGAGTCTCACGGCGATCAGGTCATGCCGGCGACCGGCAACAGCCAGCGCCCTGTCGAAGCCTTCGTCCTGAAAATCCGAGACCAGGAAGGTCACGGCCTTCTTCCGCTGCACATGGTTGAGGTATTCGAGTGCCACCGTGAGGTCTGTGCCGCGCCCCTCGGGTTCGTGAAAGAGAAGCTCGCGCAGTACACGGAGCACGTGCTTCCTCCCTTTTCGGGGAGGCACGAATTTCTCGATACGGTCGGAAACAATGATGAGCCCAACCTTGTCGTTGTTCTTGATCGCGCTGAAGGCAAGCAACGCACAGATCTCGACCGCGACCTCTCCCTTCCACCGACCTCTGCTGCCGAACTCACCGGACGCGCTCACATCCACCACAAGCATGACCGTGAGCTCGCGCTCCTCTTCGAAAATCTTCACGAATGGGGCGCCCGCACGCGCGGTGACATTCCAGTCGATGCTGCGAATGTCGTCGCCGTACTGGTACTCCCGGACCTCGGCGAAATTCATTCCGCGGCCCTTGAAGACCGAGTGGTACTCGCCGGAGAACACCTCATTTACCAAGCCGCGGGTCGAAATCTCGATCCGACGCACCTGCTTGAGGATCTCCCGGGGGATCATTCGTTCCCCCTCATGGAGCGGTCAGTCATTGCGCAGCAGCCCGTCAGGGCACTTCAACCTGATCGAGGATGCGTCGCACGATGTCCTCGGGTGTGACCTCTTCGGCCTCGGCCTCGTACGTAACGAGAACGCGGTGCCGGAGAACATCCATTCCCATTGCGCGCACATCATCCGGTGTGACGAAGCCCCGGCGCTGCAGGAAAGCGTGGGCGCGTGCAGTCTTCGCCAGACAGATCGTCGCTCTGGGGGAAGCCCCGTACGAGATCAGCTCGGTCAGGTCTTTGAGGCCGTACGCCGCAGGGTCGCGTGTGGCCAGGATTAGATCGACGATGTAACGCTCGACCTGAGAATCCATATAGATCATCTCCGTCGCAGCACGAGCGCGAAGAATTTCGTCCGGCTTAACGACCGGCTTGACCTTGTAAGACCCACCGGCGGACATGCGGCGCATGATCTGAAGCTCTTCATCACCGGTCGGATACTCGACCGAGAGTTTGAGCATGAAGCGGTCGATCTGAGCCTCGGGGAGAGGATAGGTACCTTCCTGCTCGATCGGATTCTGCGTGGCGAGAACCAGGAACGGATCGTCGAGCGGATAACTGTGCTCACCGATGGTCACCTGTCGCTCCTGCATCGCTTCCAGCAACGCCGCCTGCACCTTCGCCGGGGACCGGTTGATCTCATCGGCCAGAATGATGTTGGCGAAGATGGGCCCCTTCTTCGTCTTGAACTCTTGATCTTTCGGATCGTAGATCAGAGTCCCGATGAGGTCTGCGGGGAGGAGGTCAGGCGTGAACTGGAGACGTCGGAATTTCGTGTCGATCGCTTCCGCGAGCGTCTTCACGGTTAGCGTCTTCGCGAGTCCAGGCACGCCCTCCATAAGAACGTGTCCGTCGGCGAGCATGCCGATGAGCAGCCGTTGCACCATGGTCTGCTGTCCAACGATGACTCGGCCGACCTCCGCCAGAAGGCGATCGACGAACGCTGACTCCTGCTCGATCTTCTGTTGAATGACCTCGATGTCGAGGCTCTTGGTTTCGCTCATTTCGGTTGTCCGGGATCCTTGTGGAATTCCGAGTGATTACAGGCGTGGTTGGCCGCGATATGGTAATGGATGCACACCACGAGGAAAGGGTTGGCCGACCCTCAACACAGGATGAGCGAGATGTTCTTCAAGAAGCGATCTCAGGGACCTGCCGCGCCGGTGCTGCACGCATACGACGACGACTTCGAGCAACTGGTGGGACCAGACTCCGGACTCGTAGTCGTAGACTTCTGGGCGGTGTGGTGTGGTCCCTGTCGGATGATGGAGCCAATCCTCGACGAAGTGGCGACGGAATACGCCGACCGTTCCGTCCGTGTGGTGAAGGTCGACACGGACCAGGCGCCGAAGACGGCTGAGATGTACGGAATCAGGTCGATCCCCACGATCATCTTTTTCAAAGATGGCGAGCCGCTCTTTGAGATGGTCGGAGCAATTCCAAAGCCGGTCCTGCAGCGTGAAATCGAAGAGGCGCTCGCCGTCGCGGGTTAAGCTTCAGGCCTCGATTACGCACGAAAGTGTGATCCCCGAGGGACACATGGGAATGTGTCACATTCAGCACAACTCGTTGTACTGCAACCTCTTGTACTACATTTCACAGCTTGGCACGACCACTGCACTTCCCCAGAGCAGGCGGATGGCCGGTGCACGCACCAGCGGGCATCAGGCGGGAGGGTCCCGCCGCTCACCACCAGAAAAACGGACCAGGGAGTCCGTTCAGGAAAGGGGACGTACCATGAAACACGAACTCATTACGCTTCTGATCGGTGCTTCGTTCTTCGCGTCGGACGTGGAGGCGCAGCGCAACCGAGACCGAGACAATCAAACCGGCAGGGACGACCGCGACGGTCGAGTGGAACAGCTCAAGCCCGTACATGCCCGGGGCCGAATCGCACCTCGGACCGTCGTCTACAGTGGTGGCCGTCCTTGGGACGGCCTTAGGCGAGTCGTCTACAGCAACAACCGGCACAGGCGGTCCTAAGCACCTGCCCACGTGTGGGTGCGCGCCGACTGGGGGGCCAGGCAGCCCTTCGCCGTTCGTGCCAACCGGACCGTCCTGAATCAGCGTGACCTGAGAAACGTGCTGGGCCGTCGGACGGTCGACATGGTGCACGACTCCGGTCGTCGGGCTGGTCTCCGCGGCTCGCTTCGCGGGCACTGGGTCGAGCAGCGCGGTCAGGGTCGCGTGCTGGTCGTCACAATGGATCGCGCCGACGTCGCGAAGTTCGTGGATTTTGACCGCGATGGCTTCGTTGACGACGTCTTCCTAGTCCAGGCGCGTGGGAACCGAAGGGTCGGGTACGGATGGTGAGCCATCCCGATCCCAACAGGAGCTGAAGCCCGGCAGACCTGAGGTCTGGGGGGCTCCTTTCGTTCACACGGTTTCGGGGCTTGTCGGCCGCCCTGCCGTCCGAGTCCGACACACACTTTCGTGTCCGCGACCGGAATCACCGACAGCGTCGTCAGGACTCTCACCGCTCGCGTCGTCGATCGGGAGCATGGTGGGCATTGGCATGGGCGAAGAGACTGGAAACTTGACAACAGATCAGCGTTGAAAATCATGCGTCGAAACGATGCCTCGTGTTGCGAGAAACGCTGGCGGGAACGAGAGTCCTCGCTCTTCTGCATCCCCACACGAGAGTCCGACCCACATGACCGGACACGCCTCGGACGTCGTCGTGATCGGCTCCGGCATCAACGGTGCTTCCTGCGGCTGGCACCTCGCACAGCGAGGGCTCTCGGTCACGGTCCTCGAAAAAGAGGCCGCACCGGCAATGGGTTCGACGGGCAAAAGTGCGGCAGGCGTCCGCGTCCAGTTCACCACAGCAGCCAATATTCGGCTCTCCCTGTATTCCTTGCCCATCTATCGGGAGTTCGCGGAACGGTACGGTCACGATATCGGATACCAGGACATCGGCTACCTCTTGCTGGTGCCTGAGGAGCGCTGGGAGCGACACTTGGAATCGGTAGCTCTGCAGAAGGAGCTCGGAGCACCGGTCGAGGTTCTGGATCCGCTCGAGGCACAGCGATTCGTCCCGTTCGAGCAGGAAGGACTCGCGGGCGCCACTTACGGGCCCTGGG
This genomic interval from Longimicrobiales bacterium contains the following:
- a CDS encoding DUF58 domain-containing protein; translated protein: MIPREILKQVRRIEISTRGLVNEVFSGEYHSVFKGRGMNFAEVREYQYGDDIRSIDWNVTARAGAPFVKIFEEERELTVMLVVDVSASGEFGSRGRWKGEVAVEICALLAFSAIKNNDKVGLIIVSDRIEKFVPPRKGRKHVLRVLRELLFHEPEGRGTDLTVALEYLNHVQRKKAVTFLVSDFQDEGFDRALAVAGRRHDLIAVRLGDRRERTLPPLGYLELEDLETGDRVVVNTSDETFRSNFERQVTERAAGLDRALRKSKVDVIDIETGEPYVKPLMRFFQDRARRQ
- a CDS encoding MoxR family ATPase, which translates into the protein MSETKSLDIEVIQQKIEQESAFVDRLLAEVGRVIVGQQTMVQRLLIGMLADGHVLMEGVPGLAKTLTVKTLAEAIDTKFRRLQFTPDLLPADLIGTLIYDPKDQEFKTKKGPIFANIILADEINRSPAKVQAALLEAMQERQVTIGEHSYPLDDPFLVLATQNPIEQEGTYPLPEAQIDRFMLKLSVEYPTGDEELQIMRRMSAGGSYKVKPVVKPDEILRARAATEMIYMDSQVERYIVDLILATRDPAAYGLKDLTELISYGASPRATICLAKTARAHAFLQRRGFVTPDDVRAMGMDVLRHRVLVTYEAEAEEVTPEDIVRRILDQVEVP
- the trxA gene encoding thioredoxin, coding for MSEMFFKKRSQGPAAPVLHAYDDDFEQLVGPDSGLVVVDFWAVWCGPCRMMEPILDEVATEYADRSVRVVKVDTDQAPKTAEMYGIRSIPTIIFFKDGEPLFEMVGAIPKPVLQREIEEALAVAG